From Terriglobales bacterium, one genomic window encodes:
- the pheA gene encoding prephenate dehydratase, protein MIVAIQGELGSFSHEAVLKFLGTKKLLPCALSAQVFDRLESHKADAALIPVENSLAGTVAEHYDLLLAYDVFIQHEYRLRIRHNLIAAPGVTLKKITRVLSHPVALDQCREFFRAHPAIQAVPFYDTAGSVKHVMQEGLRDTAAIAAEQAAIEYGAKILRQGLEDDKQNFTRFVLIGRKQTKIAGANKTSVCFSLKNEPGALFKALSVFALRNIDLSKIESRPRRGRPWEYVFYADLLQGDTEPVRRALDHLREISDFVKVLGVYPAGD, encoded by the coding sequence ATGATCGTAGCCATTCAGGGGGAACTTGGGTCTTTCAGCCACGAAGCCGTGCTCAAATTTCTTGGCACGAAAAAGCTCTTGCCTTGTGCCCTCTCAGCGCAGGTCTTCGACCGGCTTGAATCACACAAAGCCGATGCTGCTCTTATTCCCGTAGAGAACTCGCTCGCCGGTACCGTGGCGGAGCACTACGATCTGCTGCTCGCGTATGACGTGTTTATTCAGCACGAATATCGGCTCCGCATTCGACATAACCTCATTGCTGCCCCCGGAGTTACACTGAAGAAGATCACGCGCGTGTTGTCGCATCCTGTTGCTTTGGACCAGTGCCGCGAGTTTTTCCGCGCCCATCCCGCTATACAAGCCGTGCCGTTTTACGACACCGCCGGCAGCGTGAAGCACGTAATGCAGGAGGGCTTGCGCGACACTGCCGCCATCGCCGCGGAACAGGCTGCCATCGAGTACGGGGCAAAGATACTGAGGCAAGGGCTCGAAGACGACAAGCAGAACTTCACCCGCTTCGTCCTGATCGGAAGGAAACAGACGAAGATCGCTGGTGCGAACAAGACGTCGGTATGCTTCTCGCTGAAAAACGAACCCGGAGCGCTCTTCAAAGCACTGAGTGTCTTTGCGCTCCGCAACATTGATCTGTCGAAGATAGAATCTCGCCCCCGTCGCGGACGTCCGTGGGAATACGTCTTCTACGCCGACCTGTTGCAGGGAGACACCGAACCCGTACGCCGTGCTCTCGATCATCTTCGCGAGATCAGCGACTTCGTGAAGGTGCTCGGTGTCTACCCAGCCGGCGATTGA
- a CDS encoding CsbD family protein — translation MDSDRIKGKIDDIKGRVKRQAGEWTGDEQAQSEGMMDQAKGKVQNAFGKMKDAGRDVADDIKDRDRDEVRRREKDEAA, via the coding sequence ATGGATTCTGATCGTATCAAGGGAAAGATCGACGATATTAAAGGACGCGTGAAGCGCCAGGCAGGTGAGTGGACTGGCGATGAACAAGCCCAGAGCGAGGGCATGATGGACCAGGCGAAAGGCAAAGTCCAGAATGCATTTGGCAAAATGAAAGACGCAGGACGGGATGTCGCAGACGATATCAAAGACCGTGATCGTGACGAGGTCCGTCGCCGAGAGAAAGACGAAGCGGCTTAG
- a CDS encoding lmo0937 family membrane protein: protein MLWTLFVILLVLWLVGIVSSFTLGGFIHVLLVLAVVALVFQLMTARDSVA, encoded by the coding sequence ATGCTATGGACGCTATTTGTGATCCTGCTCGTCTTATGGCTAGTCGGCATCGTGAGTAGTTTTACGCTCGGTGGGTTCATCCACGTGCTACTGGTGCTTGCCGTAGTCGCGCTCGTGTTCCAGCTGATGACTGCGCGCGACTCAGTAGCGTGA
- the lon gene encoding endopeptidase La: MANTTRNLAPTESVEKETSQPNRSYPVLPVRDTVLFPHAVLPLTVGRESSVQLINSLGEDKTIVVVAQREARVDSPQPSDLFSIGTLAVVHKVVKMPNQSLFVFAEGLERIHVDEYTQLAPYMTAKVTGIAEIVPPKSAEEEALQRNVLTLFQQIVAGSPTLSDELATVAMNIEEPGRLVDFIASSLPTLSTKDKQEILETADVRLRLDKINQHLAKELEVQQLRNKIQSEVQDRVQQTQREFYLREQMKAIQKELGESDETTRDVEDLREKIEKAGMPDEVKKEALKELNRLSRMSPMAADYGVTRNYIEWLAVLPWTKSAGVADVDITKAREVLDEDHYDLQKVKDRILDYLSVRKLKPNMKGPILCFAGPPGVGKTSLGKSIARALGRKFVRISLGGMHDEAEIRGHRRTYIGALPGQIIQGIRRAESNDPVFMLDEIDKVGRDWRGDPGSALLETLDPEQNNTFRDNYLDVPFDLSKVLFITTANMLETISEPLRDRMEIIELQGYTEDDKLHIAQRYLIPRQIDENGLPTDMIEFPEEAIRFIIRHYTREAGVRNLERLIGTVCRKQVRRIAEGKNVKLTVTPDLIQTKEFLGGMKIRTDSEIAERTKRPGVVVGLAWTPAGGDILFVEATAMKGKGGFTITGQIQDVMKESMHAGLSWVRSNAKFLGIDEEYFEKHDLHIHVPAGAIPKDGPSAGITIVTALVSLLTGKQARPLTAMTGEITLSGNVLPIGGVKEKFLAAKRAGVKDVIFPAENKTNVEEDLTEEQLSGVNVHYVTVIEDVLNLALPSTEAEKKQDDQLREQVLTGATV, from the coding sequence ATGGCTAATACAACGCGCAACTTAGCGCCAACGGAATCCGTCGAGAAGGAAACCAGCCAGCCTAATCGCAGCTATCCAGTCCTTCCGGTCCGGGATACCGTTTTGTTCCCCCACGCGGTTTTGCCACTTACCGTCGGGCGGGAAAGTTCGGTCCAATTAATTAATTCTCTCGGGGAAGACAAAACCATCGTGGTCGTCGCTCAGCGCGAAGCCCGCGTGGACTCGCCCCAACCCAGCGATCTTTTCAGTATCGGTACCCTTGCCGTCGTCCACAAAGTCGTCAAGATGCCCAACCAAAGCCTTTTCGTTTTCGCGGAAGGCCTTGAGCGCATCCACGTGGACGAATACACGCAACTTGCGCCGTATATGACGGCCAAGGTCACCGGCATCGCCGAAATCGTTCCGCCCAAGTCCGCGGAAGAAGAAGCCCTCCAGCGCAATGTGCTGACCCTGTTCCAGCAGATCGTTGCCGGTTCGCCGACTCTTTCCGACGAACTTGCCACGGTCGCCATGAACATCGAAGAGCCCGGCCGACTCGTGGACTTCATCGCCAGTTCCTTGCCGACGCTTTCCACGAAGGATAAGCAGGAGATCCTCGAGACCGCCGACGTCCGTTTGCGCCTCGACAAGATCAACCAGCACCTGGCGAAGGAACTCGAAGTCCAGCAGCTTCGCAACAAGATCCAGAGCGAGGTTCAGGACCGCGTCCAGCAGACGCAGCGCGAGTTCTATCTGCGCGAGCAGATGAAGGCCATTCAAAAGGAACTGGGCGAATCCGACGAGACCACCCGTGACGTCGAAGATCTTCGCGAGAAGATCGAGAAGGCTGGCATGCCCGACGAGGTGAAGAAGGAAGCTCTCAAGGAGCTCAACCGTCTCTCACGGATGTCGCCGATGGCTGCCGACTACGGCGTCACCCGCAACTACATCGAATGGCTCGCGGTGCTTCCGTGGACCAAGTCCGCCGGTGTTGCGGACGTAGACATCACCAAGGCGCGCGAAGTTCTCGACGAAGACCACTACGACTTGCAGAAGGTGAAAGACCGCATTCTTGATTATCTTTCGGTAAGAAAGTTAAAGCCGAACATGAAGGGTCCCATCCTCTGCTTCGCCGGACCTCCGGGCGTCGGTAAGACCTCGCTCGGCAAGTCCATCGCCCGCGCGCTCGGACGCAAGTTCGTCCGCATCTCGCTCGGCGGTATGCACGACGAAGCTGAAATCCGCGGACACCGTCGCACCTACATCGGCGCACTCCCCGGACAAATCATCCAGGGTATCCGCCGTGCCGAGTCCAACGACCCTGTCTTCATGCTCGACGAAATCGACAAGGTCGGTCGCGACTGGCGTGGTGACCCCGGCTCCGCTCTGCTCGAAACGCTCGACCCCGAGCAGAACAACACGTTCCGCGACAACTACCTCGATGTCCCGTTCGACCTCTCGAAGGTGTTGTTCATCACCACGGCGAACATGCTGGAGACGATCAGCGAACCGCTTCGCGACCGCATGGAGATCATCGAGCTTCAGGGTTACACCGAAGACGACAAGCTCCACATCGCGCAGCGCTACCTTATCCCCCGGCAAATCGACGAGAACGGCTTGCCGACGGACATGATTGAGTTCCCGGAAGAAGCCATCCGCTTCATCATCCGGCACTACACGAGGGAAGCGGGCGTCCGTAACCTCGAGCGCCTGATCGGAACCGTGTGTCGCAAGCAGGTACGTCGTATCGCCGAGGGCAAGAACGTGAAGCTCACGGTTACCCCGGATCTAATTCAGACCAAGGAGTTTCTTGGCGGTATGAAGATCCGCACCGACAGCGAAATTGCGGAGCGCACGAAGCGTCCCGGCGTCGTCGTCGGACTCGCTTGGACTCCTGCTGGCGGCGACATCTTGTTCGTCGAAGCCACGGCCATGAAAGGGAAGGGCGGATTCACCATCACCGGCCAGATTCAGGACGTGATGAAGGAATCCATGCACGCCGGTCTGAGTTGGGTGCGGTCGAACGCGAAGTTCCTTGGCATCGACGAGGAATATTTCGAGAAGCACGACCTGCACATCCACGTTCCGGCCGGAGCCATCCCGAAAGATGGACCTTCCGCCGGCATCACCATCGTGACCGCGCTGGTGTCGTTGCTCACGGGAAAACAAGCCCGTCCGCTGACGGCCATGACCGGTGAGATCACGCTGAGTGGAAACGTGCTGCCCATCGGGGGCGTGAAAGAGAAGTTCCTTGCTGCCAAGCGGGCGGGAGTGAAAGACGTAATCTTCCCGGCCGAGAACAAGACGAACGTGGAAGAAGATCTCACAGAAGAGCAACTCTCCGGCGTCAACGTTCACTACGTCACGGTGATCGAGGATGTGCTGAACCTGGCACTTCCTTCCACCGAAGCGGAAAAGAAGCAGGACGACCAACTCCGAGAACAGGTGCTGACCGGAGCAACTGTGTGA
- a CDS encoding PQQ-dependent sugar dehydrogenase — translation MRSPFPPLLLVVFLFVGVAVAQTPAPEVLDKNLAVRTVVSGLNQPTSIAFLGTNEFFVIEKASGRVQHVLNGTVAGTALDLAVNNNSERGLLGIALDPQFATNHFVYLYWTCNAPVPSDPFFPSQTRCSDTPQMGADSTNVLGVPLLGNRVDRFVWNGTSLTFDRNLIMLHSFQADGAPQPPNQGDETQPARGNHNAGVIRFGPDGKLYIIIGDNGRRGALQNLPNGPLGDGSPDDQFGGPAPDDAHVTGAVFRLNSDGSTPTDNPFFAAGGAIGGEVGANIQKLFAYGIRNGFGMAFDPISGSLWVELNGDDTYDEIEMVDAGHNGGWVQIMGPASRVPDFKAIEVSLPGGLQQLRWPPANIADTPQEALSRLYMLPGAKYSDPEFSWRFAVAPAAIGFLNSRALGPQYEGDMFVGASRLTLENGYLFRLQLTGNRRKIAVDDPRLEDRVADNTAKFDITESESLLFGRNFGIGTDIVTGPNGNLYVVSLSNGAVYEIYRKKVASS, via the coding sequence ATGCGATCCCCATTCCCTCCCCTCCTCCTCGTGGTGTTCCTTTTTGTTGGTGTGGCGGTTGCGCAAACGCCTGCGCCCGAAGTTCTCGACAAGAATCTTGCAGTACGAACCGTAGTCTCCGGCCTTAACCAACCGACGTCGATAGCGTTCCTCGGGACGAACGAATTCTTTGTAATCGAAAAGGCGAGTGGCCGTGTGCAGCATGTGTTGAATGGAACTGTTGCGGGCACAGCGCTCGATTTGGCGGTGAACAACAACTCGGAACGCGGCCTGCTGGGGATCGCGCTCGATCCGCAATTCGCAACCAATCACTTTGTGTATCTGTACTGGACGTGCAACGCTCCTGTGCCGAGCGATCCGTTCTTTCCGAGCCAAACACGGTGCTCCGATACTCCGCAAATGGGAGCAGATTCGACGAATGTGCTCGGCGTGCCCCTGCTTGGAAATCGGGTGGACCGCTTTGTGTGGAACGGCACATCCCTAACGTTCGATCGCAACCTGATCATGCTGCATTCCTTCCAGGCAGATGGTGCACCTCAGCCGCCGAACCAAGGTGACGAAACCCAACCCGCACGAGGGAATCACAATGCGGGCGTGATCCGCTTCGGGCCGGATGGAAAGCTGTACATCATTATTGGTGACAACGGCCGCCGAGGCGCACTGCAAAACCTGCCGAATGGGCCCTTGGGAGATGGAAGCCCGGATGATCAGTTCGGCGGCCCGGCACCCGACGATGCTCATGTCACCGGAGCTGTGTTCCGCCTGAATTCAGACGGAAGTACTCCGACGGACAATCCTTTCTTTGCTGCCGGAGGAGCAATCGGAGGTGAAGTTGGAGCTAACATCCAAAAGCTGTTTGCATACGGCATTCGCAACGGCTTCGGCATGGCCTTCGACCCGATATCGGGAAGTCTGTGGGTTGAGTTGAACGGCGACGATACTTACGACGAAATCGAGATGGTGGATGCAGGCCACAATGGTGGTTGGGTACAGATTATGGGACCGGCATCGCGAGTACCGGATTTCAAGGCAATCGAGGTGTCGCTTCCGGGTGGACTGCAGCAGTTGAGGTGGCCGCCAGCGAATATTGCCGACACCCCGCAAGAGGCGCTGTCGCGGCTTTATATGTTGCCAGGAGCGAAATATAGCGATCCTGAATTTAGCTGGCGATTTGCAGTGGCTCCGGCCGCCATTGGGTTCCTTAACAGCCGTGCGCTCGGTCCTCAGTACGAAGGGGACATGTTCGTAGGAGCATCGAGGCTTACTCTTGAAAACGGATATCTATTTCGACTGCAGTTGACGGGTAACCGTCGGAAAATTGCGGTAGACGATCCGAGACTCGAAGACCGTGTCGCAGACAATACGGCTAAGTTCGACATCACGGAGAGCGAGTCGTTGTTGTTCGGCCGGAACTTCGGTATTGGTACGGACATTGTGACCGGTCCGAACGGAAATTTGTATGTGGTGTCGCTTTCGAACGGCGCGGTGTACGAGATATATCGAAAGAAAGTAGCGTCGTCTTAG